One segment of Desulfatibacillum aliphaticivorans DSM 15576 DNA contains the following:
- a CDS encoding STAS domain-containing protein, translating to MELTVVQSSDAYTHLALAGRLDVAGEQAVGTEFAAYAGAGKSLIVDLSQVSFLASLGIRMLFQGAKTLFAGGVKMVLLNPQPLVEEILQTAGLTELMPITHDEGEAQTIAKG from the coding sequence ATGGAATTGACTGTGGTGCAGTCGAGTGACGCTTATACCCATCTGGCATTGGCCGGCAGGCTGGATGTCGCGGGCGAACAGGCTGTTGGGACGGAATTTGCCGCTTATGCAGGCGCCGGAAAGTCCCTGATCGTTGACTTGAGCCAGGTTTCTTTCTTGGCTTCCCTGGGCATCAGGATGCTTTTTCAGGGCGCGAAAACGCTGTTTGCCGGGGGCGTAAAAATGGTTTTGTTAAATCCCCAGCCTTTGGTGGAGGAAATCCTGCAGACCGCCGGTCTGACGGAGCTCATGCCTATCACCCACGACGAAGGCGAAGCCCAGACCATCGCAAAGGGATAG
- a CDS encoding ATP-binding protein — protein MEGDAGCAMARVLEIALKSDYDELGRICISVNEFLESHELSPRVLYGVNLALEEILTNIFKYGYDDECKDHDISVRLEVEGPGVSVQIVDDGNSFDLEQAPEPDLSTPISERTIGGLGIHLVRNMLDTINYQRVDDKNIIELSIKGEAACSGKD, from the coding sequence ATGGAAGGGGATGCAGGCTGTGCTATGGCCCGGGTTTTGGAAATTGCTTTAAAAAGCGACTATGATGAGCTTGGACGCATTTGTATATCCGTCAATGAGTTTCTTGAGTCTCATGAACTTAGTCCAAGGGTGCTGTACGGCGTCAATTTGGCCCTTGAAGAAATTCTGACCAATATTTTCAAATACGGTTATGACGACGAGTGCAAGGACCACGATATCTCCGTGCGCCTGGAAGTGGAGGGGCCGGGAGTTTCCGTGCAGATCGTCGACGACGGAAACAGCTTCGACCTGGAACAAGCCCCGGAGCCGGATTTATCCACTCCCATATCGGAACGCACCATCGGCGGCCTTGGCATCCACCTGGTTCGCAATATGCTGGACACAATAAATTACCAGCGGGTGGACGATAAGAATATTATAGAACTTAGCATCAAGGGAGAGGCCGCTTGCAGCGGTAAAGATTAG